A stretch of the Archangium violaceum genome encodes the following:
- a CDS encoding sugar porter family MFS transporter — protein sequence MVDVRDDAMASEGSVSKVVLIASVAAVGGFLFGFDTAVINGAVGALQSTFQVGDAAIGLSVSSALFGSAIGAFVGGQMADLLGRVRTMVVASVLFSVSALGSGLAFGLWDLSVWRLVGGVAVGIASVIAPAYIAEISPAHLRGRLGSLQQLAIVIGIFSALLVDYGIAAGAGGSAENPFWLELPAWRWMLLSELPVALIYGVGALMIPESPRYLVAKHRDEKARDVLRTIVGRAAEAKVNEIRQTLSAEHSGRFADLRGRLGLLPIVWVGIGLSVFQQFVGINVIFYYSSVLWQAVGFSERDSLAITVITSVTNIVTTFIAIATVDRFGRKPLLIVGSVGMSLTLGTMAYVFGTAGVDPAGNPALQGAAGPVALVAANLYVFCFGLSWGPVVWVLLGEMFNNRIRGHALALAGSAQWVANFIVSSTFPGLRTAGLGLAYGLYTGAAVVSLIFVLVFIRETKGKELEEM from the coding sequence ATGGTGGATGTCCGCGACGACGCGATGGCGTCGGAAGGCTCCGTGTCGAAGGTCGTGTTGATTGCCTCGGTGGCCGCCGTGGGGGGCTTCCTGTTCGGTTTCGACACCGCCGTCATCAATGGCGCCGTCGGCGCCCTGCAGTCGACCTTCCAGGTGGGGGACGCGGCCATCGGTCTCTCGGTGTCCTCGGCGCTCTTCGGCTCGGCCATCGGGGCGTTCGTGGGCGGGCAGATGGCGGATCTGCTGGGCCGGGTCCGGACGATGGTGGTGGCCTCGGTGCTCTTCTCCGTGAGCGCACTGGGCTCGGGGCTGGCCTTCGGGCTCTGGGATCTCAGTGTGTGGCGCCTGGTGGGAGGCGTCGCGGTGGGGATCGCCAGCGTCATCGCCCCCGCGTACATCGCGGAGATCTCCCCGGCCCATCTGCGGGGACGGCTCGGTTCGCTTCAGCAACTAGCCATCGTTATCGGCATCTTCTCGGCGCTGCTCGTGGACTACGGCATCGCCGCCGGGGCCGGCGGTTCCGCCGAGAATCCCTTCTGGCTGGAGCTCCCGGCGTGGCGGTGGATGCTCCTGTCCGAGCTCCCCGTTGCCCTCATCTATGGCGTGGGCGCCCTCATGATTCCCGAGTCCCCCCGCTACCTGGTCGCGAAGCATCGCGACGAGAAGGCGCGGGACGTGCTCCGCACCATCGTGGGGCGTGCCGCGGAGGCGAAGGTGAACGAAATCCGCCAGACGCTCTCGGCGGAGCACTCCGGCCGGTTCGCGGACCTCCGGGGGCGGCTCGGTCTGCTCCCCATCGTCTGGGTGGGCATTGGTCTGTCCGTCTTCCAGCAGTTCGTGGGCATCAACGTCATCTTCTACTACTCGAGCGTGCTCTGGCAGGCGGTCGGGTTCTCGGAGAGGGACTCGCTGGCCATCACCGTCATCACCAGTGTCACCAACATCGTCACCACGTTCATCGCCATCGCCACGGTGGACCGCTTCGGGCGCAAGCCGCTGCTCATCGTGGGCTCGGTGGGCATGTCGTTGACGCTCGGGACGATGGCGTACGTGTTCGGTACGGCCGGAGTGGACCCCGCGGGCAATCCCGCCCTGCAGGGAGCGGCGGGGCCCGTTGCCCTGGTCGCCGCCAACCTCTACGTCTTCTGCTTCGGCCTGTCCTGGGGGCCCGTGGTGTGGGTGCTGCTCGGGGAGATGTTCAACAACCGCATTCGAGGCCACGCGCTGGCGCTCGCTGGCTCGGCGCAGTGGGTCGCCAACTTCATCGTCTCCTCCACGTTCCCCGGCTTGCGGACGGCCGGCCTGGGGCTGGCGTACGGCCTCTACACGGGCGCCGCGGTGGTTTCGCTCATCTTCGTGCTCGTCTTCATCCGGGAGACCAAGGGCAAGGAGCTGGAGGAGATGTAG
- a CDS encoding ABC transporter substrate-binding protein, which yields MHRLLPLFATFVLCSLACERKSPPPSAPAPAAATSERKAPTDEGPIVVGTLGSLTGSEASFGTVVRDGILFAVEQVNAAGGVKGRQVEVRSYDTQGKLEESVAAAKRLLTQDRVVLLLGDVTSSGSLAIADAVQAARVPMVTPSATHPDVTKKGDFIFRTCFIDPFQGGAMARFARENLKLERVAVLHDSRNASSLGLSEAFTEAFKKLGGTVVAVESYSKGDTDYRAPLLAVKKAKPQALYLPGFYSEVGVIARQAREMGLTQPLLGGDGWESDRLFELAGGALEGSYYSSHYAEDNPAPELQRFITSFRERHGRSPEAASALGYDAAKVALAAIERAKSLSGPDIRDALASTKAHPGATGTLTLDADRNPVKPAVILTIREGQRRFAAAVTP from the coding sequence ATGCATCGTCTCCTTCCTCTGTTCGCCACCTTCGTCCTGTGTTCCCTCGCCTGTGAGCGGAAGTCCCCGCCGCCTTCGGCTCCGGCTCCTGCCGCCGCCACCTCGGAGCGGAAGGCCCCCACCGACGAGGGGCCCATCGTCGTCGGCACGCTGGGGAGCCTCACGGGCTCGGAGGCCTCGTTCGGCACGGTGGTCCGTGACGGCATCCTGTTCGCCGTGGAGCAGGTGAACGCCGCGGGCGGAGTGAAGGGCCGGCAGGTCGAGGTCCGCTCCTACGATACGCAGGGCAAGCTCGAGGAGTCGGTGGCCGCGGCGAAGCGCCTCCTCACGCAGGACCGGGTGGTGCTCCTCCTGGGAGATGTGACGTCGTCCGGCTCGCTCGCCATCGCGGACGCGGTGCAGGCGGCGCGAGTGCCCATGGTGACGCCCTCGGCCACCCACCCGGACGTGACGAAGAAGGGCGACTTCATCTTCCGCACCTGCTTCATCGACCCCTTCCAGGGTGGCGCCATGGCGCGCTTCGCCCGGGAGAACCTGAAGCTCGAGCGCGTGGCGGTGCTGCACGACAGCAGGAACGCCTCCTCGCTCGGGCTGAGCGAGGCCTTCACCGAGGCCTTCAAGAAGCTGGGCGGGACGGTGGTGGCCGTGGAGAGCTACTCCAAGGGCGATACGGACTACCGCGCGCCGCTGCTGGCGGTGAAGAAGGCGAAGCCCCAGGCGCTGTACCTGCCGGGCTTCTACAGCGAGGTGGGTGTCATCGCCCGCCAGGCACGTGAGATGGGACTGACGCAGCCTCTGCTGGGCGGCGATGGTTGGGAGTCGGACCGCCTCTTCGAGCTCGCGGGCGGCGCGCTCGAGGGCTCCTACTACTCGTCGCACTACGCCGAGGACAACCCCGCGCCCGAGCTCCAGCGCTTCATCACCTCGTTCCGGGAGCGCCATGGCCGCTCTCCCGAGGCCGCCTCCGCGCTGGGTTATGACGCGGCGAAGGTGGCGCTCGCGGCCATCGAACGGGCGAAGTCCCTCTCGGGCCCGGACATCCGGGACGCGCTCGCCAGCACGAAGGCGCACCCGGGCGCCACGGGCACGCTCACCCTGGACGCGGACCGCAACCCGGTGAAGCCCGCGGTCATCCTCACGATTCGAGAAGGCCAGCGTCGCTTCGCCGCCGCCGTGACGCCCTGA
- the rpoZ gene encoding DNA-directed RNA polymerase subunit omega: MARVTVEDCLPLVDNRFALVLLAAKRARQLMAGARPIIDISKNKPPVLSLREVATGRVKFDRDVREALTGKYSSAEQKANGA; encoded by the coding sequence ATGGCTCGCGTCACAGTCGAAGACTGCCTCCCCCTGGTCGACAACCGCTTCGCGCTCGTGCTGCTGGCGGCCAAGCGCGCCCGTCAGCTCATGGCCGGCGCCCGCCCCATCATCGACATCTCCAAGAACAAGCCCCCCGTGCTCTCGCTGCGCGAGGTCGCCACCGGCCGGGTGAAGTTCGACCGCGACGTGCGCGAGGCCCTCACCGGCAAGTACTCCTCCGCCGAGCAGAAGGCCAACGGCGCCTAG
- a CDS encoding NUDIX hydrolase, with product MPREASAGGVVVREQGSELEVAVIRPHGRSLWALPKGHVDPGESPEQTAVREVWEETGLRATLIAPLGEIRYVYQFRGQRIFKRVHFFLFRYQSGVLGDIQHEGHRVEVDETRWVPLVRVAAMLGYKGEKAIAARAARMLLRAGATLALSGVRPEGSGD from the coding sequence ATGCCCCGTGAGGCGTCCGCCGGAGGAGTCGTTGTCCGAGAGCAGGGGAGCGAACTGGAGGTGGCCGTCATCCGGCCCCACGGTCGCTCCCTGTGGGCGCTTCCCAAGGGACACGTGGACCCCGGAGAGTCACCCGAGCAGACGGCCGTCCGTGAGGTGTGGGAGGAGACGGGCCTGAGGGCCACGCTCATCGCGCCGCTGGGGGAGATCCGCTACGTCTACCAGTTCCGCGGCCAGCGCATCTTCAAGCGCGTCCACTTCTTCCTGTTCCGCTACCAGTCCGGGGTGCTGGGAGACATCCAGCACGAGGGGCACCGGGTGGAGGTGGACGAGACGCGCTGGGTTCCGCTGGTCCGGGTCGCGGCCATGCTGGGCTACAAGGGCGAGAAGGCCATCGCCGCGCGCGCGGCCAGGATGCTGCTGCGCGCGGGGGCCACCCTCGCCCTGTCCGGGGTACGCCCGGAGGGCTCCGGGGACTAG
- the grxC gene encoding glutaredoxin 3 gives MKPVKIYTTTYCGYCVRAKDLLTRKGVKYEELDVTGDDEMRSKLVEMSGGQRTVPQIWIGDTHVGGYSDLARLESEGRLDPLLA, from the coding sequence GTGAAGCCCGTCAAAATCTACACCACCACCTACTGCGGTTACTGCGTCCGGGCGAAGGATCTGCTGACGCGCAAGGGCGTGAAGTACGAGGAGCTGGACGTCACCGGCGACGACGAGATGCGTTCGAAGCTGGTGGAGATGAGCGGCGGCCAGCGGACCGTCCCGCAGATCTGGATCGGCGACACCCACGTGGGTGGCTACAGCGACCTGGCCCGCCTGGAGAGCGAGGGCCGGCTCGATCCGCTGCTGGCCTGA
- the groL gene encoding chaperonin GroEL (60 kDa chaperone family; promotes refolding of misfolded polypeptides especially under stressful conditions; forms two stacked rings of heptamers to form a barrel-shaped 14mer; ends can be capped by GroES; misfolded proteins enter the barrel where they are refolded when GroES binds) — protein MAKDILFDVRARESILRGVNILADAVKVTLGPKGRNVVIEKSFGSPTITKDGVTVAKEIELENKFENMGAQMVKEVASKTSDVAGDGTTTATVLAQAIFREGAKLVAAGHNPMDIKRGIDKAVAAIVAELKNLAKPTKDKKEIAQVGTISANGDTTIGQIIADAMEKVGKEGVITVEEAKGLDTTLDVVEGMQFDRGYLSPYFVTDPDRMEVVLNDALILINEKKISSMKDMLPILEQVARSGKPLLIIAEDIEGEALATLVVNKIRGVLNVAAVKAPGFGDRRKAMLEDIATLTGGRMIAEELGIKMETLTLQDLGRAKRITIDKDNTTIVDGAGAQKDIEARVKQIRAQIEETTSDYDREKLQERLAKLVGGVAVINVGAATETEMKEKKARVEDALNATRAAVEEGVVPGGGVALLRCSKVLETLKVEAGEKFGVDIIRRSVEEPLRQIVANGGLEGSVIVNKVKEGTGSFGFNAATGVYEDLLAAGVIDPAKVSRYALQNAASVASLMLTTEAMVAERPKEEKEGAGAAGGMGGMGGMGGMGGMGM, from the coding sequence ATGGCGAAGGACATTCTTTTCGACGTTCGCGCGCGCGAGTCCATCCTGCGCGGCGTGAACATCCTGGCCGACGCGGTGAAGGTCACCCTGGGGCCCAAGGGCCGCAACGTGGTGATCGAGAAGTCGTTCGGCTCGCCCACGATCACCAAGGACGGCGTGACCGTCGCCAAGGAGATCGAGCTCGAGAACAAGTTCGAGAACATGGGCGCGCAGATGGTGAAGGAGGTTGCCTCGAAGACCTCCGACGTGGCCGGTGACGGCACCACCACCGCGACCGTGCTGGCCCAGGCCATCTTCCGCGAGGGCGCGAAGCTGGTGGCCGCCGGTCACAACCCGATGGACATCAAGCGCGGCATCGACAAGGCCGTGGCCGCCATCGTGGCCGAGCTGAAGAACCTGGCCAAGCCGACCAAGGACAAGAAGGAGATCGCCCAGGTCGGTACCATCTCCGCCAACGGCGACACCACCATCGGTCAGATCATCGCCGATGCGATGGAGAAGGTCGGCAAGGAGGGCGTCATCACGGTGGAGGAGGCCAAGGGTCTCGACACCACCCTGGACGTGGTCGAGGGTATGCAGTTCGACCGCGGCTACCTCTCTCCGTACTTCGTGACGGATCCGGACCGCATGGAGGTCGTGCTGAACGACGCCCTCATCCTCATCAACGAGAAGAAGATCTCGTCGATGAAGGACATGCTGCCCATCCTCGAGCAGGTGGCCCGCTCCGGCAAGCCGCTGCTGATCATCGCCGAGGACATCGAGGGCGAGGCCCTGGCCACCCTGGTGGTGAACAAGATCCGCGGCGTGCTGAACGTGGCGGCGGTGAAGGCGCCGGGCTTCGGTGACCGTCGCAAGGCCATGCTCGAGGACATCGCCACCCTGACGGGCGGCCGGATGATCGCCGAGGAGCTGGGCATCAAGATGGAGACGCTGACCCTCCAGGATCTGGGCCGGGCCAAGCGCATCACCATCGACAAGGACAACACCACGATCGTCGACGGTGCGGGCGCGCAGAAGGACATCGAGGCGCGCGTGAAGCAGATCCGCGCCCAGATCGAGGAGACCACCAGCGACTACGATCGCGAGAAGCTCCAGGAGCGTCTGGCGAAGCTGGTGGGCGGCGTGGCCGTCATCAACGTGGGCGCCGCGACCGAGACCGAGATGAAGGAGAAGAAGGCTCGCGTGGAGGACGCCCTCAACGCGACCCGCGCCGCCGTGGAGGAGGGCGTGGTCCCTGGTGGTGGCGTGGCCCTGCTGCGCTGCTCCAAGGTGCTGGAGACCCTCAAGGTCGAGGCCGGTGAGAAGTTCGGCGTGGACATCATCCGCCGCTCGGTCGAGGAGCCGCTGCGTCAGATCGTCGCCAACGGCGGTCTCGAGGGCAGCGTGATCGTGAACAAGGTCAAGGAGGGCACCGGCTCGTTCGGCTTCAACGCCGCCACCGGCGTCTACGAGGACCTGCTGGCCGCGGGCGTGATCGACCCGGCCAAGGTGAGCCGCTACGCGCTGCAGAACGCGGCCTCCGTTGCCTCCCTCATGCTCACCACCGAGGCCATGGTGGCCGAGCGCCCGAAGGAGGAGAAGGAGGGCGCTGGCGCCGCCGGTGGTATGGGCGGCATGGGCGGCATGGGTGGTATGGGCGGCATGGGCATGTAG
- the groES gene encoding co-chaperone GroES yields MKIRPLQDRLIVKRVAEENKTKGGLYIPETAKEKPLEGHVVAVGNGKVLEDGKVRPLDIKAGDTILFSKYAGTEIKLDGEEHLILREEDVLGVVEK; encoded by the coding sequence GTGAAGATTCGTCCCCTGCAGGATCGTCTGATCGTCAAGCGCGTGGCCGAGGAGAACAAGACCAAGGGTGGTCTGTACATCCCGGAGACCGCCAAGGAGAAGCCGCTCGAGGGCCACGTGGTCGCGGTCGGCAATGGCAAGGTGCTCGAGGACGGCAAGGTGCGCCCGCTGGACATCAAGGCTGGCGACACCATCCTCTTCAGCAAGTACGCGGGCACGGAGATCAAGCTCGACGGCGAGGAGCACCTCATCCTGCGTGAGGAGGATGTGCTCGGCGTGGTCGAGAAGTAA